The sequence below is a genomic window from Montipora capricornis isolate CH-2021 chromosome 14, ASM3666992v2, whole genome shotgun sequence.
atgtcaaatctatttttaacagtaactgttgaaaaacccaaaccctttagaaatgctaacagctAAGCctaatattgttttaggcctaattaggcctaaggttagcatttctaagggttttgggctttttcaacagttacattataaccacagtctgcattttacccctggtctgcagtctgcattttacactgactggacccaaattaattaatcccAGCTGAACTGATTCAGATGCCGAACTTAATAGCGCCGAAATTAATTCACAGAAGCATACTATGATTGAAGAAACTTGCAAAGTTGtaataatttctgcatttgatAGGGCTCATGTGAAGTATGGCGTCTGGATCAAAGCCACTTCACGTTTCACAGCCGTAATTCCCGCCTAAGCCAGGCGGGAAAATTGCGAATTAGACCGGTTGTTCTGAATTGATTCACACGCCGTATTTCACTTGAacttaattcaatgaattcgaTTCAGATCATGtaaagtacggcgtctgaaccgggcctaagaAGCTAAAAAGTGGGGAAGTAAAAGTTGTCTGATCTCTTAATTTGTGtgcattttaaataaaaagaCTGCAAATCCCGGAGAGAAGGGACTTTGCATATGCATATATGCTTATCGAATTTTTTGAATTAAACTCCTAagggagaccaatctgggcgtggcccaggcttttttttttacccctaCAGGTAAAtgagaccatatttaaaacacattaaatagtcatttttaatttcttctcgTGCAACCCTGAACACGACCTGGACGGCTACATATGggctacatatgatggcgttttgccaTGAACACCCTAAGtaagaccaaaatccgaaatttacacccctaagctagcgagacgacgagcattccaggggcccgtttctcgaaagtcccgaaaactttttgggcccgaaaagccatttgtgaaattgccaaccgccaggagcccatctggagcgtgcaacttccatacagcgtctgtgaaacggcgttttcacaagaaGGTTTacttttagactagcccttcccgcgaattaggtcaaaaaacaaaggaagttccggttcggtgaccctatgacgtcagcttaatttcttgtaattggtcatcgggctcctgtgggagtctcattcgcgggaaattcaatctaaaaataaatcggtctgtgaaaacgccgttacacgaacacagtagagttgtaggctccgggtcaggcttctttacgcaattgcagaaattgcgttcataactgcgaggatcatagctttacttaataaaattgttgcttgatctcttaattaattttctttctacaatctttaaattttcaatgcaAACCAGTTAGGAGACGACAATCGATATCAATACCTAGACTGCCGAATGCACAGTAAGAAGGAAACGCCTTCCTTCAAACGGGCGGTGTAATGAACTATCATGTGGAAACACCATAGTTTAGATATCTTGTAAATAAAGGTATGAAACATATAATTTCGTCGAGAAAAGAACATcctgacagaaaaagaaaaaagaaaataagaaataaaaaaggttCATAGTATTGGCGTTGGCCAAGAATGATCTCCCATGTGACAAAACTCTCTTGTATGGCTGTCATCGTGTCCCATGATGCACTGAACAGGCCCAGTCCCCACTGCTCTCATGCCtcagaaatatttcatttccagCTAATTCATATTCATGCAAAGACTGGCTTTTACATATTTCAGCTCTACTACACTACGTTGTGTACGAAATCGGTTTATCATTTTGGAATTAGCTCATGAAACGATTTAGTTTGGACCAGACTTTTAAAGATAAATTCGTTGGAATGGGGGTTAATATCTAGCATGCTTAAGTAATCTTTTCAGTATTGAAACTGTACAGACACTACTGCTTGATTAGGCAATCACAACCTTCGATTGCgcgttttcttagttttttcaGCACAATAGCGGCCTCTACACAGATGATTCTCGTTTGTTTTTACGAAAGGCGAAACAACGTGTTTTTTGCCGCTAACACGACAGCCAATTTTGTACTGGTACATCACTTGCACGCAAGCTTCTTACACTAAAAAGTCCTTCGCATGGTGGAGAAAAGTTCTGCAACCCCTCAtcatttcccgcctttgcaAACGCGGCCAGaatctttcagaaaaaaaagaacaagcgaTCGATTCTTTTCCTTTGCCGAGAAAGCTCGATGACTTGTTCTCTTCCTCTCTGGCAGCCATCTTGCTTGCAACGAGATTATGCATGCATCAAATGGATTCCTAACggaccaatcagacaaaagtgtCCATTGCTTTTCGAAATATGATTAGCAATGGAGATTTTTGTCTGATTGGTCCGTTAGGAATCCCATTTGATGCATTCCCAAGGCATGCACATAACCTCGTTGTAAATAGACTATATATATCGTATTTGACGACGCGtgtgatctgaagaggaaatcgaagggTCCCAAAAAACCATCAAATCATCCAGGACAACGTAGAAAATAGTAGCtcagtgaactttatttatctagctgtccataaaatgagttttggaaaagaaacatcgcgatttaaagtttttatggaacattttcctcgattagttgactgtctcaaaataacgtgacgtcatgATCACgtgctctcgcatccttagagttgtctgcctgtggtcgTAGGTTTGATTCCTGCCCAGGACTGTGATTTTAAAGTTGTCCTACCCCCGTTGCCCGCTGTCAACGCAACTTGTGTTGTATCAAGTCCTTCCCTCGGGCCCGTTACACATTTCCATCATGCGTGTATGTCggtattgtttttacatttattttgtagcgGTCACGGTCATTCAGTTGTAACTGACGCTCGCACGCAAACAATCCACCGATATTGCTTatccattaatttatttgtaaCTAGATTCCTTGTTCCTGCTCCACACGTTTCCAGGTAATGAGAAACTCCTAattgattatttgttttttgtttgatgCTGCTTTCTGTTCTTTAATTGACCTTAATTAGTTGTGATCACATAATAATTATGTCTCATCAGCCtgctttaaattttaaaaactctttACTGTTTCTCATTGTTTAATAGCAAGAACAAGTAATGCATGCGTAATAAATTTCCTATTcgcctctcttttcttttctttggattaaAGTCAGTAACTATGTCGGCACACATTCCTTTTATGCATAACTTAACTGTTTATTTTCAGAGTGATCACGATCATTCAGAAGCTTGGCTGGTTGTCACGAACGCACGCACGCACCGCGCCCGCAAACAATTAACCAATGTTGCTTATCCAATTAATTCATTTGTAACGATTCGAGGAACATATCAAGGTAATAAGTAACATTAGCTTGTAATagattatttgtttcttgtgtgatggAACCATAAACTGCTCACCGTTCTGAGAAAGTAATTAAATGATACGTATCTTGAATTATTCCTGAACAGAGAgggttttagtttttgaatccgcttagattcaaacttgagggtgtcacaaagcaaaagGACGATTGAGAaagcattcaatcagttttagccatgACAAACTCTTtatgtctactcgctttaaagtcttacataaagctaagcaagaccagagcctcctataatgtatgcgttctcattacaactttgaacctcgccgagcgaaaccatgtattttttgagTTGTTCCGAGCAATCAcgaacagtcatctcacctcgatccgttctcttgagaactttccagctttccgctccagtcccactctttttgcatactaggcataaatgatttgtacatttgtgttatgaaagttaaaatggataaccacattaaatcatcaaattttgcagagtcatttcttgttgtcgagGACCTCACGTCGATTAGCAcccattttggtaagttgctcactgttactcatttcctaataacacgaacaagtaataatttatgtgtgataaaccagttctgatgaattttgcgttacgttttgttggttttctctTAACCCAGTTTGGATAAAGTTAGTGACTATGGCCCGGGTCGCACTAGCgtaaaaagttgtttgttttacaaaaaaagcTGTCAACAGGTAGTTTTTTCCCGTGCAACCGATTTGTCcgacattttaaaaaatgagcgGAATGCACCAAATGTTCAAAGATACCGCCACTTGAAATTGCCAAGCTCTGGACCTCgccaaaatgtcacaaaaaatcaaaaaagctATTAAGATGTCAATCATAACGCAGAAAGTAAATGAAACAGGCGGTAAAAACAATTTGCCTAGGATTTGGCGGCAACCTCGTAGGAAGATGGATCCGTCGTGGCCATATGCAAGCTCCCGTGCCTTTAATATGCCATTTAGAGCAATTAATCCAGACCCAAGGATTTCCCTTGGACACCAAGAAGTCAATTATAGCCAGCCGACGTTGGGTTCTTTATATCCATTCGATTTCGCCTGCTCAACCAGCTCTCCGCAGCTGTCTCCGTCGCCCAGTTCACTTGGAGAAGCCGATCAACATGATAGTCAGTCCCCCAGTCAGTCCAGCCAGTCCACAACCAAGAAATACGACAAGTGGACAAACGAGCAACAGCGCTACTTAGTACAGTTATGGGCAGACTGGCAGGATATGATCAACAGCAAAGATTCAAGAAACGCTTGGCGTGACATTGCCGAGGCCATCAATAACAAGTTCAAAACAAACAAGACGGTGGACAAGTGTTTACGAAAAATTAAATACTTAATTAATGCctataaggaaaaaaaagaatggaaCAGAAATCAGACCGGTGGTAACTTACGAAAGTCTATTTTCTATGATGAAATTGATGCCGTTCTGGGTTGCCGCGATGCCGTGACCCTGAAACACGTGCAAGAAGGAGGGGATTCTTCATCGCCCACATCTTCAGCAGATAGCGACAGCCCCTCGAACCTATCTTCTGAGTCCAGCAGGGAAGAAGCGCTCGATCCAAAGGAAACTGCCGCCCCACCGAAATCACGcttggaaagaaagaaaggccaGGGCAAAAGGAAACGCAAAGTGAATGATGCTGAAGATGGGGACGGGGACGAGCACTTCAGGCAGGCTTTTGATGAGATTAAAGCCCAAGGACAACGCGTCGCATCCAGCATGGAGAAAATGCAAGAGATGCAAATGCGACAAATAGATTGTATGAACCAATTTATGGGAGATTTTCTCAAGGCATTTAAGGACAAGTAGTTCAAATGCAGTTTGATACacataataatattaaagtGTTGTGTTACTGTTTGCGTTCCGATACGGTATAGAGTTTGAAAAGGACAAACTGGACTGATAAATCTTTTATACTTGCAGTATATCCTATTCTACTATTAAAGATATCTTTTGTAAGCGGAATACCGACGAAAGTTATTTGAGTTGTTCATATGAAATCAAGCGCGAGAGAATTTCCTTCTGGAATGTCACAGAAAAAACAGTAACCGACGTAACATCTCACATGTAGTGTAGTCGTTGAACTTACTTTCGAGTTATAAAGAAGATATATATTCTTTTAAAACCTCTCTAATATTATCTCCATCCCGCATTACATTCGTATCATCATCCTCGCCGTCATCATGGTCATCTTCATCCCTTTCGTCCCAATCATCACCGTTCCGGATGCAGAAATTATGGAGTACTGCACAGGCAATTGCAGTCTTCACTGCAAAGTTGATTTTACTGTCGAACCGCTTTCCTAAAATCCTCCATCGGCTCTTTAAAATACCAAAGGCGCATTCTACAGAAACTCTAGCAGCCGTTAGCTCTCTATTGAAGGCAATCTCATCCCGATCCCTAGTTGCTTCAGGAAAAGGTTTCTGTAACCATGGGCCGAGAGGGTATGCGCTATCCCCAACAAGATAAGGCCGAATTTCACGACGACCAACCCGTGCAGTGGGATTATTTAGGACTTCATCGCGTTCTGCACGTCTGTACAATGTGCTATTTCTCAGAACTCGGGCATCGTGAAGACTTCCAGGAAATCCAGCAGAGATATCGAGAAACAGTTTCTGACCGTTCACTACCCCTTGTACTATAAAATCATATTGATGATATCGACTAAAATAGTCAACAGCGCTTTCAAGGGGAGCTTTTATCTCAATGTGGGTACCATCAATTGCCCCAGCAACGTTAGGAAGATCGGACAGTTCAGAAAACGTTTCAATGCTGGCTATAGTCTCTGCCTCAGTTACCGGGAACTTTATGTACTCATTTCGCAGGGCAAATACTGCTTCAGTAACATCTTGAACTGCCTCGATCACCGTACTTTTTCCTACACCGAAGTTAGCACCTATTGTCGAGTATGAGTTTCCATGTGCAAGGCGGTAGAGGCCAAGAGCGAGCACTTTCTCTGGAGGAATGCAATCGCGCAAGGAGGTGTTTTGCCTCTGAAGAGAAGGGTGCAGCAGGTTAAGAAGTACATCAAAGGTATCCCTATCCATTCGTAACTGAGTTTTGAAGTAGTGGGGAAGAATTGCTCGATTATTCAAGTGTATTTCGAACCATGATCTCCGTGGTCTCGGCAAACGCCAGCGATACGGATTGTATCGTCTTTGCCGTCTACGCTGCCTGATCGCACGCTCATATTCCAACAAtccaagctgaatatttaagtTTTGAAGTATGTAAATACAGTGTAGGTTATATAGAGTTGCCATTGTAGCCTGCATACAAGTTAAAATGCACAAAATTCCAACGAAAGCAAAAGCTGCGTCTCGCGGTAGTACCATGATGTATCGAATCTTCATTAGCGTGATATCGTGACACTTTTTGGCGGGAGTCGgagtttttcttttgctgttgACAGATTGATGACTTTTATGTATGCCATTTTAAATTCTACCGGAAACAGAAATTTGACTGAAAATTTTAacccaacaaaaacaattttgtgaccctgttgacctttgaatttgtttacatgggctcgtgacagagctcgatcaaagaaaaacccatcgttgatttccaacaggacgtaacacccgactgccaataattcccgaagaacaaatgaacaattggttcagttacaggcgaggcattttagaacaacaatttctttttcctttctgatgaaatgcgggattgtcatgcggtcttgactcgcctggcgtgacattcgcggttgtggccattctcgttcccagagctgcgatcctcttggccagcgcctcggatcgagagctaATTTAACGGT
It includes:
- the LOC138033169 gene encoding uncharacterized protein, with product MDPSWPYASSRAFNMPFRAINPDPRISLGHQEVNYSQPTLGSLYPFDFACSTSSPQLSPSPSSLGEADQHDSQSPSQSSQSTTKKYDKWTNEQQRYLVQLWADWQDMINSKDSRNAWRDIAEAINNKFKTNKTVDKCLRKIKYLINAYKEKKEWNRNQTGGNLRKSIFYDEIDAVLGCRDAVTLKHVQEGGDSSSPTSSADSDSPSNLSSESSREEALDPKETAAPPKSRLERKKGQGKRKRKVNDAEDGDGDEHFRQAFDEIKAQGQRVASSMEKMQEMQMRQIDCMNQFMGDFLKAFKDK
- the LOC138031838 gene encoding uncharacterized protein, encoding MVLPRDAAFAFVGILCILTCMQATMATLYNLHCIYILQNLNIQLGLLEYERAIRQRRRQRRYNPYRWRLPRPRRSWFEIHLNNRAILPHYFKTQLRMDRDTFDVLLNLLHPSLQRQNTSLRDCIPPEKVLALGLYRLAHGNSYSTIGANFGVGKSTVIEAVQDVTEAVFALRNEYIKFPVTEAETIASIETFSELSDLPNVAGAIDGTHIEIKAPLESAVDYFSRYHQYDFIVQGVVNGQKLFLDISAGFPGSLHDARVLRNSTLYRRAERDEVLNNPTARVGRREIRPYLVGDSAYPLGPWLQKPFPEATRDRDEIAFNRELTAARVSVECAFGILKSRWRILGKRFDSKINFAVKTAIACAVLHNFCIRNGDDWDERDEDDHDDGEDDDTNVMRDGDNIREVLKEYISSL